In one Legionella clemsonensis genomic region, the following are encoded:
- a CDS encoding F-box protein, translated as MNNDENDVNWLSLPLDTWREIFSFLTAEELAIASLSCKKIHAISMDEQVQAKSPWQITDYRPGKAELIKRYQMSFTTPSYLKDSQWITTIASTTSQAIVATIAGWEWLDLVNEKYSEIIEGGDLQGMLAKSASGLIAADNGIGSYAHVFDTTQGNIRCTIAFKYPQQSVLGFLTDDRLITGEWGGYPKVKSIFIWNSSTAKLIKQISIQIMGFRIAVLDNQHVALLVRDYRKNVDSLNVLNIDSELWTATLDEQPFGSFVDFIALGNQYIVSALEYNGLKIYDAFQGTCLTHISEQHYNSCSLVPLNARQFISYSTESYSSYFEKNQLTTMRIWDAVTGKSMAIANELQKTSPSCISVLPDGKLLTYKDKKLTLWSFPLFKGNKTVKEGSQEQNILNNICNII; from the coding sequence ATGAATAATGATGAGAATGACGTCAATTGGTTGTCCCTTCCATTGGATACGTGGCGTGAGATATTCAGTTTTTTAACAGCTGAAGAGCTTGCAATTGCCAGCCTTAGTTGTAAGAAAATTCATGCCATTAGTATGGATGAACAAGTTCAGGCAAAATCCCCATGGCAGATTACAGATTATCGCCCGGGTAAAGCTGAATTAATTAAACGATATCAAATGTCATTTACTACTCCAAGCTATTTAAAAGATAGTCAATGGATTACTACCATAGCTAGTACGACTTCACAGGCTATTGTAGCAACTATAGCTGGTTGGGAATGGCTTGATCTTGTAAATGAAAAATACTCCGAAATTATAGAGGGTGGGGATCTTCAAGGAATGTTAGCTAAAAGCGCAAGCGGATTAATAGCGGCTGATAATGGAATTGGGTCGTATGCTCATGTATTTGATACTACTCAAGGTAATATAAGATGCACGATAGCATTTAAATATCCTCAGCAATCTGTCTTAGGTTTTTTAACGGATGACAGATTAATTACTGGAGAATGGGGAGGTTATCCTAAGGTAAAATCCATTTTCATATGGAATTCTTCAACAGCTAAGCTAATAAAGCAAATTTCTATCCAAATAATGGGTTTTCGTATTGCTGTTTTAGATAACCAACACGTAGCACTACTTGTTCGTGATTATCGAAAAAATGTTGATAGTCTCAACGTTTTGAATATTGATAGTGAACTATGGACAGCTACATTAGATGAACAACCTTTCGGAAGCTTCGTTGATTTCATTGCCTTAGGCAATCAATATATTGTTAGCGCCTTGGAGTACAATGGCCTGAAAATTTATGATGCATTTCAGGGAACTTGCCTAACGCATATTTCAGAGCAGCACTATAACAGTTGCAGTTTAGTCCCTTTGAATGCCAGACAGTTTATTAGCTACAGCACAGAGTCTTATTCCTCCTATTTTGAAAAAAATCAATTAACAACCATGCGTATATGGGATGCAGTGACTGGTAAATCAATGGCGATTGCAAATGAACTCCAGAAGACAAGTCCTTCCTGCATCAGTGTCCTCCCAGATGGTAAGCTATTGACTTATAAAGATAAAAAACTTACCTTGTGGTCTTTTCCCCTATTTAAGGGAAATAAAACAGTGAAAGAAGGGAGTCAGGAGCAAAACATCTTGAATAATATCTGCAATATTATTTAG
- the htpG gene encoding molecular chaperone HtpG yields the protein MVSKQQTMGFQTEVKQMLHLVVHSLYSNKEIFLRELISNASDALDKLRFLALSDSSLYEGNSDLRIVVDFNEKNRTISIKDNGIGLSWDEAVENLGTIAKSGTKEFVSHLTGESAKDAHLIGQFGVGFYSAFIVADKVTVKSRRAGLKPEEGIVWQSKGEGEFTIGQEKKAERGTEVILHLKKEEDEFLSDWRLRNIITKYSDHICWPVVMKKREDENKETKEFETVNKATALWTLQKNEISDEDYKTLYKHISHDFQDPLIWSHNHVEGKQDYISLLYIPSHAPFDLWQQEMKHGLKLYVKRVFIMDDASQFLPRYLRFVKGIVDASDLPLNVSREILQENKQVEAIKSACTKRVLSMLEKLSNQEPETYQKFWDEFGLVLKEGPIEEYSNREAVAKLLRFATTKSDSEKQNVSLTDYVSRMKEGQDKIYYLTASSYNAAKNSPHLEIFKKKDIEVLLLTDRIDEWLVGYMSEFDGKKLQSVSKGKIDLDVADAPEIKKQEETLAPMLKQIKEVLGDRVKEVQLTNRLTESPACIVADEQDMGLEMQRILQAAGQQVPQAKPIFEINPEHTLIKRLHGIEDDSRFAEWVVMLFEQAVLAEGGQLDNPADFVSRVNKLLLEA from the coding sequence ATGGTGAGTAAGCAGCAAACAATGGGCTTTCAAACTGAAGTAAAGCAAATGTTGCATTTAGTCGTTCATTCCCTGTATTCCAACAAAGAGATATTTTTACGTGAATTAATTTCAAATGCTTCGGATGCCTTGGACAAGCTACGCTTTCTTGCTCTCTCAGATTCTTCTTTATATGAAGGAAATTCTGATTTGCGTATCGTTGTTGATTTTAATGAAAAGAATCGCACTATTAGTATTAAAGATAACGGTATTGGTTTAAGTTGGGATGAAGCTGTTGAGAACTTAGGAACGATTGCAAAATCAGGTACCAAAGAATTCGTCAGTCATTTAACCGGAGAAAGTGCAAAAGATGCTCATCTAATTGGTCAATTTGGAGTGGGATTTTATTCGGCATTCATTGTCGCCGATAAAGTTACTGTAAAAAGTCGTCGAGCAGGACTTAAACCGGAAGAAGGTATTGTTTGGCAGTCCAAGGGTGAGGGCGAATTTACTATTGGCCAGGAAAAGAAAGCGGAACGGGGTACTGAAGTTATTCTTCATTTAAAGAAAGAGGAGGATGAGTTCTTAAGTGATTGGCGGTTGCGCAACATTATTACTAAGTACTCTGATCATATCTGTTGGCCAGTGGTCATGAAAAAAAGAGAGGATGAGAATAAGGAAACCAAGGAATTTGAAACTGTCAATAAAGCTACTGCACTGTGGACATTACAGAAGAATGAAATCAGTGATGAAGATTACAAAACACTTTACAAGCATATTTCTCATGATTTTCAGGATCCTTTAATCTGGTCACACAATCATGTCGAAGGAAAACAGGATTACATCAGTTTACTGTATATTCCTTCCCATGCACCTTTTGATTTGTGGCAACAAGAAATGAAGCACGGTTTAAAACTATATGTAAAACGTGTGTTCATTATGGATGATGCCTCCCAGTTTCTGCCAAGATATTTACGCTTTGTGAAGGGAATTGTTGACGCAAGTGATTTGCCATTAAATGTTTCGCGTGAAATTTTACAAGAAAACAAACAGGTTGAGGCAATTAAATCGGCTTGTACCAAACGGGTACTTTCCATGTTGGAAAAATTGAGTAATCAAGAGCCAGAAACCTATCAAAAATTTTGGGATGAATTTGGTTTGGTTCTTAAAGAAGGACCTATTGAAGAGTACAGTAACCGTGAAGCCGTTGCCAAATTATTACGCTTTGCTACTACCAAAAGTGACTCTGAGAAGCAGAATGTATCGTTAACGGATTATGTGTCGCGTATGAAGGAAGGGCAAGATAAAATCTACTATCTGACTGCATCCAGTTACAATGCTGCGAAGAATAGTCCACATCTTGAAATTTTTAAGAAAAAGGACATTGAAGTGTTACTCTTAACCGATCGCATTGATGAGTGGCTGGTAGGCTACATGAGTGAGTTTGATGGCAAGAAGTTACAATCAGTCAGCAAGGGTAAAATTGATTTGGATGTTGCCGATGCACCTGAAATTAAAAAGCAGGAAGAGACTCTTGCACCGATGCTTAAGCAAATTAAAGAGGTATTAGGTGATAGAGTGAAAGAGGTGCAATTAACCAATCGCTTGACTGAGTCGCCAGCTTGTATTGTTGCTGATGAGCAGGATATGGGATTAGAAATGCAACGCATCCTGCAAGCTGCAGGACAACAAGTGCCTCAGGCCAAACCTATTTTTGAAATCAATCCAGAACATACGCTAATCAAACGCCTGCATGGTATAGAAGACGACAGTCGTTTTGCCGAATGGGTGGTTATGTTGTTTGAGCAAGCTGTACTGGCCGAGGGAGGACAATTGGATAATCCTGCTGATTTTGTCAGTCGAGTTAACAAGCTTTTACTAGAGGCTTAA
- a CDS encoding class I SAM-dependent methyltransferase yields the protein MTTSNFDQNKAEKFAENLLTMMNQAALTLMLSIGHRTKLFDIMSKMPFSTSTEIAKKANLQERYVREWLNALVAGGIISYNADNKSYGLPAEHAAFLTRDASPNNFAVIAQFIPVLAYVEDSLVNAFIHGGGIPYEAYPRFHEVMAEESGQTILSALLDEILPLIEGVLQKLKEGINVLDIGCGYGNALTLMAKNFPNSQFTGYDLCKETIEHAQKIANENALTNIQFIQKDLSDWHEKENYDLITAFDVIHDQAKPAKVLKGVFNALKPDGVFLMQDIKSSSRVEKNIGSPIAPFIYAISCMHCMTVSLSQNGAGLGAAWGEELAEQMLKEAGFNNVEKHYLEHDIMNTYYIARK from the coding sequence ATGACAACATCCAACTTTGATCAAAATAAAGCAGAAAAGTTTGCTGAAAATTTACTAACGATGATGAATCAGGCAGCTTTAACATTGATGCTCTCAATTGGTCATCGCACCAAATTATTCGATATCATGAGCAAAATGCCCTTTTCTACTAGCACTGAGATTGCTAAAAAAGCTAATCTGCAAGAGCGTTACGTGCGAGAATGGTTAAATGCATTGGTTGCCGGAGGTATTATCAGCTATAACGCAGATAACAAAAGTTATGGATTACCAGCGGAGCATGCAGCATTCTTGACGCGAGACGCTTCTCCTAATAACTTCGCAGTGATCGCTCAATTTATTCCTGTACTTGCCTATGTTGAAGATTCATTGGTGAACGCGTTTATTCATGGGGGTGGTATTCCTTATGAAGCTTACCCGCGCTTCCACGAAGTAATGGCAGAAGAAAGTGGACAGACTATCTTATCGGCGCTTCTCGATGAAATTTTACCTTTAATAGAAGGGGTGCTCCAAAAACTGAAAGAGGGTATCAACGTGTTAGATATTGGTTGTGGTTATGGGAACGCTTTAACTCTTATGGCAAAAAATTTCCCTAATAGTCAATTTACTGGTTATGATTTATGCAAGGAAACAATAGAGCATGCACAAAAAATAGCCAATGAAAACGCATTAACCAATATACAATTTATTCAAAAGGATTTGTCTGATTGGCATGAAAAAGAAAACTATGATTTGATTACTGCCTTTGATGTTATTCATGATCAAGCAAAACCTGCCAAGGTATTAAAAGGAGTTTTTAATGCTTTGAAGCCTGATGGTGTTTTTCTTATGCAAGATATAAAATCCTCCAGTAGAGTGGAAAAAAACATTGGTAGTCCTATAGCACCTTTTATTTACGCAATTTCCTGTATGCATTGTATGACTGTTTCGCTCTCGCAAAATGGAGCTGGATTGGGTGCGGCGTGGGGAGAAGAATTAGCAGAACAAATGCTAAAAGAGGCTGGTTTCAATAACGTTGAAAAGCATTATTTAGAACACGACATTATGAATACTTATTATATTGCAAGAAAATAG
- a CDS encoding helix-turn-helix domain-containing protein: protein MNVIDTQASSSQSVKQDQGLQDLVYSLVTRFLAENKNKPIDDLYDMILSEVEPPLLQAVMEKRRGNQLQAARMLGISRGTIRKKLQRYFGTKYFRLTDE, encoded by the coding sequence ATGAATGTCATTGATACACAAGCCTCTTCTTCTCAAAGTGTGAAACAAGATCAAGGTCTTCAAGACCTGGTTTATAGTTTGGTAACGCGTTTTTTAGCTGAGAATAAAAATAAACCCATTGATGATCTTTATGACATGATTCTCTCAGAAGTTGAACCGCCTCTTTTGCAAGCTGTTATGGAAAAACGACGTGGTAATCAACTACAAGCCGCTAGAATGCTTGGAATCAGCCGCGGCACCATCCGAAAAAAATTACAACGTTACTTTGGCACAAAATATTTTCGTTTAACGGACGAGTAA
- the lpxB gene encoding lipid-A-disaccharide synthase, whose protein sequence is MPSARRVVIIAGEESGDIHAAHLVNQLKTWQPELQISGIGGRHMENAGVHLISDLARFGVTGLTEVIRHLKVIKKAFNAIKHHLETIKPDLLILVDYPGFNLRLAKFAKQKLGIRILYYISPQIWAWKANRIKTIRATIDRMAVILPFEKALYQKAGVPVSFVGHPLVEKIQHCNNVETARIHLNLPTNKRIIAMLPGSRRNEIEKHMPVLVETAEILTQQHTDLHFVIPIAQSLKPSLIPSYFKNKTNLSISFVIGRATEVVACSDCVIVASGTASLECALLEKPMCIIYKASLISYIAAMQVLKVKYLGLCNLLKNEMVVPELLQYDCSPRELSRIVTELLTDDEVIARMVARLKQLKLSLSHEKADCSLAQLVKQELTG, encoded by the coding sequence ATGCCTTCTGCTAGACGAGTTGTAATTATCGCCGGCGAAGAATCTGGTGATATTCATGCGGCCCATTTAGTGAATCAACTTAAGACGTGGCAACCAGAGTTACAAATTAGTGGCATTGGTGGGCGTCATATGGAAAATGCAGGCGTTCATCTTATAAGTGACTTGGCCCGCTTTGGTGTCACCGGTTTAACTGAAGTAATCCGTCATCTTAAAGTGATAAAAAAGGCCTTCAACGCGATTAAACATCATCTTGAAACAATAAAGCCAGACTTATTGATTTTGGTTGATTATCCCGGCTTCAATTTACGCCTGGCTAAATTTGCCAAACAAAAATTGGGTATTCGTATTTTATACTATATTAGTCCGCAAATTTGGGCATGGAAGGCAAATCGCATTAAAACCATTCGCGCAACTATTGATAGAATGGCCGTGATTCTTCCTTTTGAAAAAGCGCTTTATCAAAAAGCCGGTGTTCCAGTATCTTTTGTAGGCCATCCGCTCGTTGAAAAAATCCAACATTGCAATAATGTGGAAACAGCGCGGATACACTTAAATTTACCCACTAATAAACGCATTATTGCCATGTTACCTGGTAGCAGAAGGAATGAAATTGAAAAGCATATGCCGGTTTTAGTTGAAACCGCTGAAATATTAACTCAGCAACACACCGATTTACATTTTGTCATTCCTATTGCACAAAGCTTAAAGCCCAGTCTCATACCGTCTTATTTTAAAAATAAAACGAATTTAAGTATTTCCTTTGTGATAGGCAGAGCAACTGAGGTAGTAGCCTGCAGTGATTGTGTTATAGTCGCTTCCGGCACAGCCTCATTAGAATGCGCTCTACTGGAAAAGCCCATGTGTATTATTTATAAAGCTTCACTCATTAGTTATATAGCGGCGATGCAAGTGTTAAAAGTTAAATATTTAGGACTATGTAATTTATTAAAAAATGAAATGGTTGTACCCGAACTTTTGCAGTATGACTGTAGCCCCCGGGAATTAAGTCGAATAGTCACTGAATTGCTTACAGATGATGAAGTCATTGCACGTATGGTAGCACGTCTTAAACAACTTAAACTTTCCCTTTCCCATGAGAAAGCCGATTGCAGTTTAGCACAGTTGGTGAAGCAGGAATTAACAGGATAA
- a CDS encoding Gfo/Idh/MocA family protein, with protein sequence MKKVKCAVIGVGYLGRFHAQKYQILPNADLVAICDVNREVCEQVSQELNVPAFFDYHELFGKVEAVSIAATTNKHYEIAKECLAQGIHVLIEKPITETVAQANELIALATQHQVKLQVGHLERFNAARLALDTHLEHPLFIESQRLAPFNPRGTDVNVILDLMIHDIDLIQAIVKSPIISIDAQGAPILSKSIDIANARLTFENHCVANVTASRISFKTERKTRIFQPNSYISIDYQNKQFAVFKKGEGEMFPGIPEITRHQSVFEKGDALLEEIKAFLVCIENNTTPLVTGEEGRDALEVAAKITSLIHTNLDLRNAFC encoded by the coding sequence ATGAAGAAGGTTAAATGTGCCGTTATCGGTGTCGGTTATCTGGGCCGTTTTCACGCTCAAAAATACCAAATATTACCCAATGCTGATTTAGTTGCCATTTGTGATGTAAACCGAGAGGTTTGCGAGCAGGTTTCCCAGGAACTGAATGTTCCTGCCTTTTTTGATTATCACGAACTCTTTGGTAAAGTAGAGGCAGTAAGTATCGCTGCAACTACCAACAAACACTATGAAATAGCCAAAGAATGTCTTGCACAAGGCATCCACGTTTTAATTGAAAAACCAATTACAGAAACTGTTGCACAAGCCAATGAGTTAATTGCGCTGGCGACACAACATCAAGTTAAATTGCAAGTTGGCCATCTTGAACGCTTTAATGCGGCCAGACTGGCTTTAGACACTCACCTGGAACATCCGCTATTTATAGAATCTCAACGATTGGCTCCTTTTAATCCCCGAGGCACAGATGTCAATGTCATCCTTGATTTGATGATTCATGATATTGATCTAATTCAGGCAATCGTCAAAAGTCCTATTATTAGTATTGATGCGCAAGGAGCACCTATTCTGTCAAAATCCATCGATATAGCGAATGCTCGATTAACGTTTGAAAATCACTGCGTTGCTAATGTCACCGCCAGTCGTATTAGTTTTAAAACTGAACGTAAAACCAGAATTTTCCAACCCAATTCCTATATTTCAATTGATTATCAGAATAAGCAATTTGCCGTTTTTAAAAAAGGTGAGGGAGAAATGTTTCCCGGCATTCCTGAGATTACAAGGCATCAATCTGTCTTTGAGAAAGGTGATGCCTTGCTAGAAGAGATAAAGGCATTTCTAGTCTGCATTGAAAATAATACCACGCCCTTAGTGACTGGTGAAGAAGGGCGTGACGCCTTGGAGGTTGCTGCAAAAATTACCTCTTTAATTCACACTAATTTAGATCTAAGAAATGCCTTCTGCTAG
- the rnhB gene encoding ribonuclease HII codes for MYIAGVDEVGRGPLAGPVVTAAVILHKPIEGITDSKKLTPLKRRELALKIKEEAFCFAYGRAEVEEIEKLNIHYATLLAMKRAIETLPIQPHEIWVDGLFVPQVNIPCKAIVDGDGLIPSIGAASILAKVLRDEEMEKMDLMYPGYGFASHKGYATEMHRNALLELGPCAIHRKSFAPVMELLVNSES; via the coding sequence ATGTATATTGCAGGTGTTGATGAAGTCGGGCGTGGTCCTTTAGCAGGCCCTGTAGTGACTGCTGCAGTTATTTTGCATAAACCCATTGAAGGGATCACTGACTCTAAGAAACTTACTCCATTAAAGCGGCGAGAATTAGCGCTTAAGATTAAGGAAGAAGCCTTCTGCTTTGCCTATGGCCGCGCTGAAGTTGAGGAAATCGAAAAGTTGAATATTCATTATGCAACGTTGCTGGCTATGAAGCGTGCTATTGAAACTCTACCAATACAACCTCATGAAATTTGGGTTGATGGATTGTTTGTTCCTCAAGTTAACATCCCCTGTAAAGCGATTGTTGACGGTGATGGCCTAATTCCATCGATTGGTGCTGCTTCTATTTTAGCGAAGGTCTTACGGGATGAGGAAATGGAAAAAATGGATTTAATGTATCCCGGTTATGGCTTTGCCTCGCATAAAGGATATGCCACAGAGATGCATCGTAATGCTCTACTTGAGTTGGGACCTTGTGCGATTCATCGCAAGAGTTTTGCGCCAGTTATGGAACTTTTAGTCAATAGTGAAAGTTAA
- the mrdA gene encoding penicillin-binding protein 2: MRLNKSVKNDRRDAQLQCFRLNLLLILMILLSFILFARLAYLQVSQFKRYQTLSLKNQMNVIPIAPPRGIILDRNGIVLAENIPVYVLEIIPERVKNMTQTLEKLKNLLPSITEEDIDNFHKTRKQNRSFVPIPLKLKLSQEEVAVFASNQYQFPGVNIKARLMRFYPLGEVAAHILGYVGRINVQELRQVDFTNYRATNFIGKSGIEKFYEDILHGEVGYQQVEIDVSGRTVRVLNKKNPVSGEKLYLTIDSRLQQAAFEALKDKRGAVVAINTKNGEILAMVSSPSYNPNIFVNGITAKEYQELVTAHDRPLYNRAVRGLYPPASTIKPFMGLAGLEKGAVDARYSIYDPGWFRLPGVSHAYRDWKKTGHGIINLKRAITVSCDTYFYQLGHKIGIAAIEDMLVQFGFGQLTHIDLNEEAPGLVPNKHWKLQNKGVSWYPGDTVITSIGQGFMLATPLQLANATASLSQKGKRFRPHLLQKAVQSDDGKIEEYKILEEYPMHLKDDNYWTTVAEGMLAVITSNEGTGYRFGRTAPYSVAAKTGTAQVFGGRQYDKVRYEEIPEYLRDNSLFIAFAPYEEPEIALAVVVENDFAASNVARKVLDAYFELKKNEEKS, translated from the coding sequence ATGCGTTTAAATAAATCTGTAAAAAATGATCGGAGGGACGCTCAGCTACAATGCTTTCGATTAAATTTGCTGTTAATTCTTATGATTTTATTATCATTTATCCTCTTTGCTCGCCTCGCTTACTTACAAGTTTCTCAATTCAAACGCTATCAGACTCTGTCTCTAAAAAATCAAATGAATGTAATTCCTATTGCTCCTCCGAGGGGCATTATCCTTGATAGAAACGGCATTGTTTTAGCAGAAAATATTCCCGTCTATGTGTTGGAAATTATTCCGGAACGCGTTAAAAACATGACACAGACATTGGAAAAACTTAAGAATTTACTTCCTTCCATTACTGAAGAAGATATTGATAATTTTCACAAGACGCGAAAACAAAATCGCTCCTTTGTTCCCATTCCTTTAAAACTTAAATTAAGTCAGGAAGAAGTCGCTGTTTTTGCAAGTAATCAATACCAATTTCCCGGGGTCAATATCAAAGCAAGACTTATGCGTTTTTATCCTTTAGGTGAAGTAGCAGCGCATATTTTAGGCTATGTAGGACGCATTAATGTGCAAGAATTGCGTCAGGTAGATTTCACCAATTATCGCGCGACCAATTTTATTGGCAAATCAGGTATTGAAAAATTTTATGAAGACATATTACATGGTGAGGTGGGCTACCAACAGGTTGAAATTGATGTAAGTGGTAGAACGGTGCGTGTTTTAAATAAAAAAAATCCGGTCTCTGGTGAAAAACTATATCTAACTATCGACTCGCGTTTACAACAGGCAGCTTTTGAGGCATTGAAAGACAAACGGGGCGCTGTTGTTGCTATCAACACCAAAAACGGTGAAATTCTCGCTATGGTCAGCTCTCCCAGCTATAATCCCAATATTTTCGTCAATGGAATAACCGCCAAAGAATATCAAGAATTGGTAACAGCACACGACCGCCCTCTTTATAATCGAGCAGTAAGAGGATTATATCCTCCAGCCTCAACCATTAAACCATTTATGGGGTTGGCGGGTTTAGAAAAAGGAGCAGTGGATGCCCGTTATAGTATTTATGATCCAGGTTGGTTCCGATTGCCTGGGGTTAGTCATGCTTATCGTGATTGGAAAAAAACGGGGCACGGTATCATTAACCTTAAGCGAGCAATAACCGTTTCTTGTGATACTTATTTCTACCAGCTTGGGCATAAAATAGGTATCGCTGCTATTGAAGATATGCTTGTACAATTTGGCTTTGGCCAATTAACACACATCGATTTAAATGAGGAAGCACCGGGATTAGTACCTAATAAACATTGGAAATTGCAAAACAAGGGGGTTTCCTGGTATCCGGGCGATACCGTCATCACCTCAATTGGACAAGGGTTTATGTTAGCCACCCCCTTGCAACTAGCTAACGCAACAGCTTCTTTAAGTCAGAAAGGCAAACGCTTTCGACCTCACTTGTTACAGAAAGCAGTTCAGAGCGATGATGGCAAAATTGAGGAATATAAAATTCTTGAAGAATATCCCATGCATCTTAAGGATGACAATTATTGGACCACTGTTGCTGAGGGTATGCTGGCTGTAATTACAAGCAATGAAGGAACGGGTTATCGTTTTGGTCGTACTGCACCCTATTCTGTCGCCGCTAAAACAGGAACGGCTCAAGTCTTCGGTGGACGTCAATATGACAAAGTTCGCTATGAAGAGATTCCTGAATATTTAAGAGACAACTCATTATTCATTGCCTTTGCTCCCTATGAAGAGCCAGAAATTGCATTGGCTGTAGTTGTTGAAAATGATTTTGCTGCCTCGAATGTTGCACGCAAAGTGTTGGATGCTTATTTTGAATTGAAGAAAAATGAAGAGAAATCATGA
- the rlmH gene encoding 23S rRNA (pseudouridine(1915)-N(3))-methyltransferase RlmH, which produces MIKITLIACGNKMPVWVNEAVSEFSKRLQDYSNFNLIEIPLTKRGKASDLARILDKEASLIIAALPSNARIIALDMQGETFSSENLAQRLEQLQNIASHVCFVIGGPEGLVPEVLNRCQERWSLSKLTLPHPLVRIVLLEALYRAWSILHNHPYHR; this is translated from the coding sequence ATGATAAAAATCACATTAATTGCCTGTGGGAATAAAATGCCTGTCTGGGTTAATGAAGCGGTTTCCGAATTTTCAAAACGTCTACAGGACTACTCCAATTTTAACCTTATTGAAATTCCTTTAACCAAGCGTGGAAAGGCCAGTGATTTAGCCCGAATCTTAGACAAAGAAGCTTCTTTAATTATCGCAGCCCTTCCCTCTAATGCCCGAATTATTGCTTTAGATATGCAAGGCGAAACCTTTAGTAGTGAAAATTTGGCTCAAAGACTTGAACAGCTTCAAAACATTGCTAGTCATGTGTGTTTTGTCATTGGAGGCCCTGAAGGACTGGTTCCTGAAGTGCTTAACCGCTGTCAAGAACGATGGTCTTTATCAAAGTTAACACTTCCTCATCCTTTAGTCCGTATTGTTTTATTGGAAGCGCTCTATAGGGCTTGGTCGATTCTTCATAATCACCCTTACCATCGATGA
- the rsfS gene encoding ribosome silencing factor, with protein MSEQPLLLKKLVKTLDDNQAIDIITIDVTQQTSVTDYMIICSGRSSRHVKAIAELVIEKMKAENLIPLSQNGLETGEWVLVDFGDFVLHVMQADVRSFYNLEGLWQNPEIK; from the coding sequence ATGTCTGAGCAACCCTTACTGTTAAAGAAACTTGTGAAAACCCTGGATGATAATCAGGCGATTGATATTATAACTATTGATGTGACTCAACAAACGTCTGTCACTGATTACATGATTATCTGCAGTGGTCGCTCTTCAAGACATGTTAAAGCCATTGCCGAATTGGTTATTGAAAAAATGAAAGCAGAAAATTTAATACCACTGAGCCAGAATGGTTTGGAAACTGGTGAATGGGTATTAGTGGATTTCGGTGATTTTGTACTTCATGTGATGCAGGCTGATGTTCGATCTTTTTATAATCTGGAAGGCCTCTGGCAAAACCCTGAAATAAAATAA
- a CDS encoding VOC family protein, whose amino-acid sequence MTTYKPDDYATITPYLIVNNATKAIEFYKTVFGATVAMCMETPDKKIGHAELTIGDSKFMLADACPEMNAKSPEAFGGSPVGLHLYVKDVDAVAELAVKHGAKLVRKVENQFYGDRSGCLEDPFGHSWYIATHVEDVSEEELARRMQAMYK is encoded by the coding sequence ATGACTACTTATAAACCAGACGATTATGCAACAATTACTCCTTATTTAATTGTGAATAATGCCACTAAAGCGATTGAATTCTACAAAACGGTATTCGGAGCCACCGTTGCAATGTGCATGGAAACACCTGACAAGAAAATAGGTCATGCAGAGCTAACTATTGGTGACTCAAAATTTATGCTCGCTGACGCTTGTCCTGAAATGAATGCAAAGAGTCCTGAAGCTTTTGGAGGCTCTCCTGTGGGTCTTCATCTCTATGTAAAAGATGTGGATGCTGTGGCTGAATTGGCAGTTAAACACGGGGCCAAACTTGTTCGCAAAGTTGAGAATCAGTTCTATGGTGATCGCAGTGGTTGCCTGGAAGACCCTTTTGGACACTCCTGGTACATTGCCACCCATGTAGAGGATGTTTCTGAAGAAGAATTAGCGCGGCGTATGCAGGCAATGTATAAATAA